ATAAAGGGTCCGTCTTTTCTTGGACTATTTTCATGAATCGCTCTCGCGACATATTCCTTTCCTACTCCTGTCTCACCACATACATACACACTAGCATCAGTCGGTGAAACAAGCTTAATTTCTTCTAGTGTGTGTTGAAATGCTTTACTTGTCCCGGTAACTCCTGGAAAAGTAATTCCTTTTATAAATGTGAAAGCAGAATATGTATTCATTTGTTTGTTTTCCTTTAAATACATACATTTCCCGATCATTCTTTCATTACTATATACCGGTATCTCTAATTTAGTTTCCAATCCATGGTGCACTAAATCTTCAAGTTTCATTCTTGACCAATTAGTTACTCGTTCCCGAACGCTCTTACTCGCAGAAACGATAACATCACGATGATTACAAATAACTACTTGTTCATCACTATCAATGACATCTAAAAAACGATGGATTAAGTGTAATTCATTTTGATGAACTCTTATGCTACATTCACGTTCAATCGCATGTGCAATTGAAGTTACCATACCGAGCATATATGGATGCGAAAATTCAATTGGACAGGAGAAATCTAGAATACCAATTAATTTCCCGTCATCGTTATGAATAGGAGCAGCCGCACAACTCCAGCTATGAGATACCACGGAGTAATGTTCAGTACCACTTATCATAATAGCTTCTTCAATTTCTAACGCTGTTCCTATTGCGTTTGTCCCCACAGCTGCTTCCGTCCATTTTACACCTTCAATAAAATTAATATGTTTCGCTCGCTTTAACGTTTGTTTATTTCCACTTAAGGATAGGACATAACCATCTGGATCGATTAATAATGCCATCATTTGTAGTTCATCAATGGTTTTTCTCATATTTTGTATTTGGGGTAATGCTATATCAAGGAAAATTTCACTCTTTTTCTTTTGTTCTCGAAAAATATTAGAAGACAAAACTTTCTGACCTTTATTCATATGAGGATTAACATTAGCCTGTTTACATCGATGCCACGATTCTGAAATTCTTTGATTTATGCGATTTGAATCAAGAACACCTTCATTAACAAACTTTTTCCATGTATGTAAGTAAAACGGTGAAGCTAACATTGTATCATCTCCCTTTTAATTGTTTTGGAGATTTATAAAACATACTTTTATTATAAAACTGAATAAAAGCGTTTTCAATACAACTAGCAATACGACACAAATATGTTAATAATTTGAATATCCTAATGCACTTCTTTATTCTTTTTTAGTAGCACTATATTTTGTATAATGGATGCAAAGAAAATACATAACCAAAACCACTTTTGTGGATTACCATTTATAAAGAAAACAATCACGGCTATTGCAAATAAAATAGCGGATGCTAAACTAAAATATAATTTTGTTTTAATTTCTATTATCCCTCACCCCTCTGTTACTTTACAGTACATACTAACTCTTCATTTTTTATCTCTACTATGTACTCCTGTAAAACATATTCTTTCCCGCCATGGTTTTCATACCATTCATGTATTCCTTTAATATGCCTCTCGTCACTTCTAATTTTCGATTCTATTTCATTATACTGTTCATAACTATCATATTCCCATATGGCAAATACTTCAGACGTACCATTCTTATTATCTTTCATCCAGCGTCCTATTAGCCTAGAACCATGCTTTAATTGATTAGGTAAGTTCGTATTATTGAAATGATCATTAAATACTTCTATAAATTCATTTTTCACTACATAGTACTTCCTTCTGTAAAACATACTTCTTCACCTCTTTCATGAAAAGTATTGGTAAATCTTCCCATCACTACCGTATTATAATACTTTCCATCCGATAGTCTTTTGTCATTTTTCAAAATGCCTTCTACTTCAAAACCTAATTTTTTATAAAGATGAATAGCTTTCTCGTTTGTCTCTAATACTTGTAAAGATATTTTATTCACTGCATTTTCGTCAGCCCATTTAATAGATTGTTGTAATAGGCTCTTCCCCATTCTATATCCCCAAAACTCTTTTAAAATGCAAACGCCAAACTCCACTTTATGAGATAATCTCTTAAAATTTGATCCTTCACATCTTGAAAATCCAACGATTCGATTGTGCACTTCTGCAACTAAAAAGAGATTCTTAGTCTCTTCACTATCTGTTTTTATTATTTTTTGAAACCCTAGGTCATCTATAAATCCCTCTCCAGCATCTCTATCCATATTTTCAGTTTCTCCATCAATCTGAACTCTAATTTTCGATAACTGCTCAGCATCTTTCTCAGCTGCAGAACGAATTGTATAAGTTAATCCATTTATATAAAACTCTTGCTCTTTTACAATCATGTCAAACTCCTTTCAAATGAATATAATGGCGCTATTACAACTTGTTTACCTTGTTTCTCAAAGTCCTGAACAGTTTCTTTACTAGCCTCTTCGTCAGTTATAATAATGTCAATTTCTTTTAGAGACTCTCCTCTTATAAAACAATCTATTCCAAGTTTATTATGCGGAACTAAACAAATATTTCTTCTAGCAATTTCACTTACTCTTTTACTAAAATAAGCAACTTCAGGTGTTGCAGTACTAATACCTTGTAATGAAATGCCTCCACCTGTAGAGAAATAAAGATCAATAGAAAATCTACTTATCAATTCAGAGGCAAGTGTATCAGTAATATTCCCTGAAGGTTTTACTTTTCCGCCAATTAAATACGTATCAATATTCTTATATTCTCGTAGATAACCAGCTATTTCTATAGAATTCGTAATAACCGTAAATGATACTTCTGGTAAATATTTCAGCATCGCATTATGAACGGAAGCCCCACCAATAAAAATTGAATCACCTTCTTGTATATAAGATACCGCAACTCTTGCAATTGTGTCCTCATATATTGAGCTATCACTATAACGTTTAGCTGGTTCCGCAGCTAAGTTTCTCACTCGCGTAAGTTCAATTGCACCTCCGTGCGTTCTTTTTAATAAACCATCCTTTTCCATAATAGACAAATCTCTTCTTATAGAATCAATAGACATATCAAATCTTTCCGCAAGATCCTTTGCGACTACTCTTCCATCTGTATTAAGTAGCTCTAAAATTTTCTCTCGACGCTCTTCAGTAAACATGTCATCACCACCGTTATTGAAGATTCAGAAACTTAAACTTTATTTTAATTATATGCATGCCTCTTCCATTTTACAATATTTTCAATTCTTATTTATTCCGTTTTATACAGTCTTCTCCCTCTTTCTATCCTGTTAACTTGACAACCGAATAAATATATATCTGTATATTATGAAAAAATACTTCCATTCATCTTCCTATTGATGTAAAATTATTCCTATGTTTTACTTTTTAATACAGAAAGGGATTACTATGAAACCATTAA
This DNA window, taken from Bacillus cereus ATCC 14579, encodes the following:
- a CDS encoding sigma-54-dependent Fis family transcriptional regulator, with protein sequence MLASPFYLHTWKKFVNEGVLDSNRINQRISESWHRCKQANVNPHMNKGQKVLSSNIFREQKKKSEIFLDIALPQIQNMRKTIDELQMMALLIDPDGYVLSLSGNKQTLKRAKHINFIEGVKWTEAAVGTNAIGTALEIEEAIMISGTEHYSVVSHSWSCAAAPIHNDDGKLIGILDFSCPIEFSHPYMLGMVTSIAHAIERECSIRVHQNELHLIHRFLDVIDSDEQVVICNHRDVIVSASKSVRERVTNWSRMKLEDLVHHGLETKLEIPVYSNERMIGKCMYLKENKQMNTYSAFTFIKGITFPGVTGTSKAFQHTLEEIKLVSPTDASVYVCGETGVGKEYVARAIHENSPRKDGPFIAVNCGSLPKELMESELFGYAEGAFTGARRQGYKGKFEQANGGTLFLDEIGEVPPEMQVALLRVLQERTITPIGSSKEVPVNIRIITATHKDLLRLVEEGKFRQDLYYRLHVYPLYVPSLIERKEDIPYFIQHFCERKNWNVVFPKSIYNQFLQHTWPGNIRELVNVLERIYILSQGRGICEKQVAFLIQTMTGNQQQLELQVENKTEHTLNFREKIQRDSMIEALEKTNGNVSLAAKLLNVPRSTFYKRMQKYKL
- a CDS encoding NIPSNAP family protein, with translation MFYRRKYYVVKNEFIEVFNDHFNNTNLPNQLKHGSRLIGRWMKDNKNGTSEVFAIWEYDSYEQYNEIESKIRSDERHIKGIHEWYENHGGKEYVLQEYIVEIKNEELVCTVK
- a CDS encoding DeoR/GlpR family DNA-binding transcription regulator codes for the protein MFTEERREKILELLNTDGRVVAKDLAERFDMSIDSIRRDLSIMEKDGLLKRTHGGAIELTRVRNLAAEPAKRYSDSSIYEDTIARVAVSYIQEGDSIFIGGASVHNAMLKYLPEVSFTVITNSIEIAGYLREYKNIDTYLIGGKVKPSGNITDTLASELISRFSIDLYFSTGGGISLQGISTATPEVAYFSKRVSEIARRNICLVPHNKLGIDCFIRGESLKEIDIIITDEEASKETVQDFEKQGKQVVIAPLYSFERSLT
- a CDS encoding GNAT family N-acetyltransferase, whose protein sequence is MIVKEQEFYINGLTYTIRSAAEKDAEQLSKIRVQIDGETENMDRDAGEGFIDDLGFQKIIKTDSEETKNLFLVAEVHNRIVGFSRCEGSNFKRLSHKVEFGVCILKEFWGYRMGKSLLQQSIKWADENAVNKISLQVLETNEKAIHLYKKLGFEVEGILKNDKRLSDGKYYNTVVMGRFTNTFHERGEEVCFTEGSTM